One region of Zootoca vivipara chromosome 7, rZooViv1.1, whole genome shotgun sequence genomic DNA includes:
- the TP53INP2 gene encoding tumor protein p53-inducible nuclear protein 2 isoform X1 yields MFQRLTSLFFSDSSAPEDLEEPKPFVSKEEEEDGWLIIDLPDSYASASSKERRVGEKDSVCASRCRRGSPPPTTSSPHSLSDCVSRSMPSQPDPCLMDESWFVTPPPCFTAEGPDPVSMESNPMEDLLIEHPSMSVYVTSSSIIVETENPEEHIPEGEVPERRLQRHAPHHSTSLATKAAILEKVNQVRRIQRAKQLSEKHKFSQKVMQRQNRTRECRPRRAKHQGSFVYQPCQRQYNY; encoded by the exons ATGTTCCAGCGCCTCACCAGCCTCTTCTTCAGTGACAGCAGCGCACCTGAGGACCTTGAGGAGCCTAAGCCGTTTGTCtctaaagaggaagaagaagatgggtGGCTCATTATTGATCTTCCAG ATAGTTACGCTTCAGCCTCCAGTAAGGAGCGGCGGGTAGGTGAGAAGGATTCTGTTTGTGCTTCTCGTTGCCGCCGTGGGTCCCCTCCACCTACCACGTCTTCGCCCCACTCCCTCAGTGACTGTGTCAGCAGGTCCATGccctctcagcctgacccctgcTTGATGGACGAGAGTTGGTTTGTTACCCCTCCCCCCTGTTTTACTGCAGAAGGTCCTGACCCCGTCAGCATGGAGAGCAACCCCATGGAGGACCTTTTGATTGAACATCCCAGTATGTCCGTCTATGTCACCAGCAGCAGCATCATTGTGGAAACGGAAAATCCTGAGGAGCACATCCCTGAAGG TGAGGTACCTGAACGCCGTTTGCAGCGTCATGCCCCTCACCACTCCACCTCTCTTGCCACCAAGGCCGCCATATTGGAGAAGGTCAACCAAGTGCGTCGGATTCAGAGGGCAAAGCAGCTGTCGGAGAAGCACAAGTTCAGTCAGAAAGTCATGCAGCGGCAGAACCGCACCAGAGAGTGCCGCCCGCGCCGGGCCAAACACCAAGGCAGCTTTGTCTACCAGCCATGCCAGCGCCAATACAACTACTAA
- the TP53INP2 gene encoding tumor protein p53-inducible nuclear protein 2 isoform X2: MFQRLTSLFFSDSSAPEDLEEPKPFVSKEEEEDGWLIIDLPEGPDPVSMESNPMEDLLIEHPSMSVYVTSSSIIVETENPEEHIPEGEVPERRLQRHAPHHSTSLATKAAILEKVNQVRRIQRAKQLSEKHKFSQKVMQRQNRTRECRPRRAKHQGSFVYQPCQRQYNY, encoded by the exons ATGTTCCAGCGCCTCACCAGCCTCTTCTTCAGTGACAGCAGCGCACCTGAGGACCTTGAGGAGCCTAAGCCGTTTGTCtctaaagaggaagaagaagatgggtGGCTCATTATTGATCTTCCAG AAGGTCCTGACCCCGTCAGCATGGAGAGCAACCCCATGGAGGACCTTTTGATTGAACATCCCAGTATGTCCGTCTATGTCACCAGCAGCAGCATCATTGTGGAAACGGAAAATCCTGAGGAGCACATCCCTGAAGG TGAGGTACCTGAACGCCGTTTGCAGCGTCATGCCCCTCACCACTCCACCTCTCTTGCCACCAAGGCCGCCATATTGGAGAAGGTCAACCAAGTGCGTCGGATTCAGAGGGCAAAGCAGCTGTCGGAGAAGCACAAGTTCAGTCAGAAAGTCATGCAGCGGCAGAACCGCACCAGAGAGTGCCGCCCGCGCCGGGCCAAACACCAAGGCAGCTTTGTCTACCAGCCATGCCAGCGCCAATACAACTACTAA
- the TP53INP2 gene encoding tumor protein p53-inducible nuclear protein 2 isoform X3, which produces MFQRLTSLFFSDSSAPEDLEEPKPFVSKEEEEDGWLIIDLPGPDPVSMESNPMEDLLIEHPSMSVYVTSSSIIVETENPEEHIPEGEVPERRLQRHAPHHSTSLATKAAILEKVNQVRRIQRAKQLSEKHKFSQKVMQRQNRTRECRPRRAKHQGSFVYQPCQRQYNY; this is translated from the exons ATGTTCCAGCGCCTCACCAGCCTCTTCTTCAGTGACAGCAGCGCACCTGAGGACCTTGAGGAGCCTAAGCCGTTTGTCtctaaagaggaagaagaagatgggtGGCTCATTATTGATCTTCCAG GTCCTGACCCCGTCAGCATGGAGAGCAACCCCATGGAGGACCTTTTGATTGAACATCCCAGTATGTCCGTCTATGTCACCAGCAGCAGCATCATTGTGGAAACGGAAAATCCTGAGGAGCACATCCCTGAAGG TGAGGTACCTGAACGCCGTTTGCAGCGTCATGCCCCTCACCACTCCACCTCTCTTGCCACCAAGGCCGCCATATTGGAGAAGGTCAACCAAGTGCGTCGGATTCAGAGGGCAAAGCAGCTGTCGGAGAAGCACAAGTTCAGTCAGAAAGTCATGCAGCGGCAGAACCGCACCAGAGAGTGCCGCCCGCGCCGGGCCAAACACCAAGGCAGCTTTGTCTACCAGCCATGCCAGCGCCAATACAACTACTAA